From the genome of Pelobacter propionicus DSM 2379, one region includes:
- the trmFO gene encoding methylenetetrahydrofolate--tRNA-(uracil(54)-C(5))-methyltransferase (FADH(2)-oxidizing) TrmFO, with protein sequence MKHSLTIIGAGLAGCEAAWQAARRGVSVTLHEMKPEKRSPAHHLPGLAELVCSNSLRGDSLENAVGLLKEELRRGGSLIMEAAEATRVPAGGALAVDRQLFSDYVTAKITAHPLINLVHGEMDAIPAEGTVIIASGPLTSDALAASLSGLTGDRLYFYDSIAPIVTADSLDREKVFAASRYGKGDGDDYLNCPLDREQYQAFVEQLNRGEKVAAREFEKLVHFEGCMPVEELAGRGEDTLRFGPMKPVGLTDPRTGIEPHAVIQLRAENREKTMYNLVGFQTKLTWPEQRRIFRTIPGLERAEFVRLGSMHRNTFINAPALLQPTQQLRSDPRIFFAGQITGVEGYVESAGSGFLAGITAARLLTGMPDPAVPPAETALGALVSHITNADVRHFQPMNVNYGLFPDLEGRIKKKERRGKLAERALASLSGWLERVSPPSRETGEPTGAEQVDLA encoded by the coding sequence ATGAAACACTCCCTCACCATCATCGGCGCCGGCCTGGCAGGCTGCGAGGCCGCTTGGCAGGCCGCGCGGCGCGGCGTCAGCGTCACCCTGCACGAAATGAAGCCCGAAAAGCGCTCTCCCGCCCACCATCTCCCCGGGCTGGCCGAACTGGTCTGCTCCAACTCCCTGCGGGGCGATTCCCTGGAAAACGCCGTAGGGCTCTTGAAGGAAGAGCTCAGGCGCGGCGGCTCCCTAATCATGGAGGCCGCCGAGGCCACCCGCGTCCCGGCCGGCGGAGCCCTGGCGGTGGACCGCCAGCTCTTCTCCGACTATGTCACGGCAAAGATCACGGCGCATCCCCTGATCAACCTGGTGCATGGCGAAATGGATGCCATCCCCGCCGAGGGGACGGTGATCATCGCCTCCGGCCCCCTGACCAGCGACGCCCTGGCCGCCTCCCTCTCCGGCCTGACCGGCGACCGGCTCTACTTCTACGATTCCATCGCCCCCATCGTCACGGCGGATTCCCTGGACCGGGAGAAAGTCTTCGCGGCGTCGCGCTACGGCAAGGGGGACGGCGACGACTACCTCAACTGCCCCCTGGACCGGGAGCAGTACCAGGCCTTTGTGGAGCAGCTAAACAGGGGGGAGAAGGTAGCGGCACGCGAGTTCGAGAAGCTCGTGCACTTCGAGGGATGCATGCCGGTGGAGGAACTGGCCGGGCGGGGGGAGGACACGCTCCGCTTCGGCCCCATGAAACCGGTGGGCCTGACGGATCCCCGCACGGGCATCGAACCGCACGCGGTGATCCAGCTGCGCGCCGAGAACCGGGAGAAAACCATGTACAACCTGGTCGGCTTCCAGACCAAGCTGACCTGGCCGGAACAGCGCCGCATATTCAGGACCATACCGGGGCTGGAGCGAGCCGAGTTCGTGCGGCTCGGGTCCATGCACCGCAACACCTTCATCAACGCCCCTGCCCTGCTCCAGCCGACCCAGCAGCTGAGGAGCGATCCGCGCATATTCTTCGCAGGCCAGATCACCGGCGTTGAGGGGTACGTGGAATCGGCGGGGAGCGGCTTTTTGGCCGGCATCACCGCCGCCCGCCTGCTCACGGGGATGCCGGACCCGGCCGTGCCCCCTGCCGAGACCGCACTGGGCGCCTTGGTCAGCCACATCACCAATGCCGATGTGCGCCACTTCCAGCCCATGAACGTGAACTACGGCCTGTTCCCCGATCTGGAGGGACGGATCAAGAAAAAGGAGCGGCGCGGCAAACTGGCCGAGCGGGCCCTGGCCTCCCTGTCGGGCTGGTTGGAACGGGTATCCCCCCCGAGCCGGGAGACGGGAGAGCCGACCGGGGCGGAGCAGGTTGATCTCGCCTGA
- the topA gene encoding type I DNA topoisomerase, with the protein MPQNLVIVESPAKAKTIEKFLGKDYKVLASFGHVRALPSKQGSVDIEQDFTPKYHILPESKKHIDAIKAALKDAKNLLLATDPDREGEAISWHLLAALGLDKKNPGKSIQRVVFHEITKDAIIHAVENPRDIATDLVDAQQARSVLDYLVGFNLSPFLWKKIRYGLSAGRVQSVALRLVCEREKEIQAFKEQEYWTIAARLGVKPGAEFRASLVEVGGKKLGKFDIPDENVATALNRALKSGSYRVAKITRTERKRNPSPPFTTSTLQQEASRKLGFSAKKTMSTAQKLYEGIDIGQEGTVGLITYMRTDSVTLSSQALTEAHEVISAAYGAEYALAKPRIFKTKTKNAQEAHEAVRPTSIARTPAELKKHLTPDLFKLYELIWKRTVASQMAEALLDQTSVDIAAELNEAVADCTVAESGAASPFTGAKRCGLRAAGTVIRFPGFMKLYIEGLDDQDEEKEGLLPPLQEGDDLKLHELFPEQHFTQPPPRYTEATLVKTLEEYGIGRPSTYASIMNTLVERKYTRLDKKRFFPEDVGMVVNDLLVAHFSRYVDYNFTAGLEEELDQVSRGEKQWKPLLKEFWEPFITLLKQKEGEVKKDDLTTTELDEVCPECGKPLAIKLGKRGKFIACTGFKEGCTYTRNLESDASEPSEPVLSDEKCDKCGQQMLIKDGRYGKYLACSGYPACKNIQPLVKPRGTGVVCPECKEGELTEKKSRFGKLFYSCNRYPQCKFALWDPPVEQPCPKCGFPLLVKKVYKRKGEFLKCPKEGCDYTSE; encoded by the coding sequence ATGCCGCAGAACCTCGTCATCGTTGAGTCGCCCGCCAAGGCGAAGACCATAGAGAAATTCCTGGGAAAGGACTACAAGGTACTGGCCTCCTTCGGCCACGTGAGGGCCCTGCCCAGCAAGCAGGGGTCGGTGGATATCGAACAGGACTTCACCCCCAAGTACCACATCCTCCCCGAGAGCAAGAAACATATCGACGCCATCAAGGCAGCCCTCAAGGACGCCAAGAACCTGCTCCTGGCAACCGACCCCGACCGCGAGGGAGAGGCCATCTCCTGGCACCTGCTGGCGGCCCTGGGGCTGGACAAGAAGAATCCGGGCAAGTCCATCCAGCGGGTGGTCTTCCACGAGATCACCAAAGACGCCATCATCCACGCCGTGGAGAATCCCCGTGACATCGCCACGGACCTGGTGGATGCCCAGCAGGCGCGCTCGGTGCTGGACTACCTGGTCGGCTTCAACCTTTCCCCCTTCCTCTGGAAGAAGATCCGCTACGGCCTCTCGGCCGGGCGCGTCCAGTCGGTGGCGCTGCGCCTGGTCTGCGAGCGGGAGAAAGAGATTCAGGCCTTCAAGGAACAGGAGTACTGGACCATCGCCGCGCGCCTGGGGGTAAAGCCGGGAGCGGAGTTCCGGGCCTCGCTGGTGGAGGTTGGCGGCAAAAAACTGGGCAAGTTCGACATCCCCGACGAGAACGTGGCAACGGCACTGAACCGGGCACTGAAGTCGGGGAGCTACCGGGTGGCAAAGATCACCAGGACGGAACGCAAGCGCAACCCGTCGCCCCCCTTCACCACCTCGACCCTGCAGCAGGAAGCTTCCCGCAAGCTGGGGTTCTCGGCCAAGAAGACCATGTCAACGGCCCAGAAACTGTACGAGGGGATCGACATCGGCCAGGAGGGGACCGTCGGCCTGATCACCTACATGCGTACCGACAGCGTCACCCTCTCCAGCCAGGCTTTGACCGAGGCCCACGAGGTCATCAGCGCGGCCTACGGAGCAGAGTATGCCCTGGCCAAACCGCGCATCTTCAAGACCAAGACCAAGAATGCCCAGGAGGCCCACGAGGCGGTGCGCCCCACCTCCATCGCCCGCACACCGGCGGAGCTGAAGAAGCACCTCACCCCCGACCTGTTCAAGCTCTACGAACTGATCTGGAAGCGCACCGTGGCCAGCCAGATGGCCGAGGCGCTCCTGGACCAGACCTCGGTTGACATAGCGGCCGAGTTGAATGAGGCGGTGGCGGACTGCACAGTCGCCGAGTCCGGCGCAGCCAGCCCCTTTACGGGCGCAAAGCGCTGCGGCCTGCGTGCGGCCGGCACGGTGATCCGCTTCCCCGGCTTCATGAAGCTGTACATCGAGGGACTGGACGACCAGGACGAGGAGAAAGAGGGGCTGCTCCCCCCCTTGCAGGAGGGGGACGACCTGAAATTGCACGAACTGTTTCCCGAACAGCACTTCACCCAGCCGCCGCCGCGCTACACCGAGGCCACCCTGGTCAAGACCCTGGAGGAGTACGGCATCGGCCGCCCCTCCACCTACGCCTCGATCATGAACACCCTGGTTGAGCGCAAGTACACCCGCCTGGACAAGAAGCGCTTCTTCCCCGAGGATGTGGGCATGGTGGTCAACGACCTGCTGGTGGCCCACTTCTCCCGCTACGTGGATTACAACTTCACCGCCGGCCTGGAGGAAGAGCTGGACCAGGTTTCCCGGGGGGAGAAGCAGTGGAAGCCGCTGCTGAAAGAGTTCTGGGAGCCGTTCATCACCCTGCTGAAGCAGAAGGAGGGGGAGGTCAAGAAGGACGACTTGACCACCACGGAACTGGACGAGGTCTGCCCGGAATGCGGCAAACCGTTGGCCATCAAACTGGGCAAGCGGGGCAAGTTCATCGCCTGCACCGGCTTCAAGGAGGGGTGCACCTACACCCGCAACCTGGAATCCGACGCCAGCGAGCCGTCCGAGCCGGTGCTCTCCGATGAGAAGTGCGACAAGTGCGGTCAGCAGATGCTGATCAAGGACGGCCGCTATGGAAAGTACCTGGCCTGCTCCGGCTATCCGGCCTGCAAGAACATCCAGCCGCTGGTCAAGCCGCGCGGCACCGGCGTGGTCTGCCCCGAGTGCAAGGAAGGCGAGCTGACCGAGAAGAAATCACGCTTCGGCAAACTGTTCTACTCCTGCAACCGCTACCCCCAGTGCAAGTTCGCCCTCTGGGACCCGCCGGTGGAGCAGCCCTGTCCCAAATGCGGCTTCCCGCTGCTGGTGAAGAAGGTCTACAAGCGCAAGGGTGAATTCCTCAAATGCCCCAAGGAAGGGTGCGACTACACCAGCGAGTGA
- a CDS encoding helix-turn-helix domain-containing protein, with translation MSGLNIGAKIKKLRQEKKLTLQAVAKEIGFSPALISQIENNNVSPPIATLSKIAKFFDVKIGYFFIEDDDECGFEIVHANQRKSVSKVFAPIGTSHGYSYQSLSFRKQNKKMEPFFLTVTEKANEESAYSHDGEKFLFVTKGDVELILDDKSISLSEGDSIYFDSSIKHRLRSRDGKEVNLLTVVTR, from the coding sequence ATGAGCGGCTTGAATATTGGTGCAAAAATCAAAAAACTTCGCCAGGAAAAGAAACTCACCCTGCAGGCGGTGGCCAAGGAGATCGGCTTTTCGCCGGCCCTGATATCCCAGATCGAGAACAACAACGTCTCACCCCCCATCGCCACACTCTCCAAGATAGCCAAATTCTTCGATGTCAAAATCGGCTACTTCTTCATCGAGGACGACGACGAGTGCGGCTTTGAAATCGTGCACGCCAACCAGCGCAAATCGGTTTCCAAGGTCTTCGCCCCCATCGGGACCAGCCACGGCTATTCCTACCAGTCCCTCTCCTTCCGGAAGCAGAACAAGAAGATGGAACCCTTCTTCCTGACCGTGACCGAAAAGGCCAACGAGGAGAGCGCCTACAGCCATGACGGCGAAAAGTTCCTCTTCGTCACCAAGGGGGACGTGGAGCTGATACTGGACGACAAGAGCATCTCGCTCTCCGAGGGGGACAGCATCTATTTCGACTCGTCAATCAAACACCGCCTGCGTTCGCGGGACGGTAAAGAGGTCAACCTGCTGACGGTCGTCACGCGCTGA
- the dprA gene encoding DNA-processing protein DprA, with amino-acid sequence MPQRNDSSEELYWIGLKSVAGVGSVTFRRLLERFDTPRAALHAAPEELARVRGMTAAGIAAIAVGAWQRQAEEECRRLEKSGARLVTFTSSDYPKSLFQISDPPPFLYVKGKIRSHEPAIAMVGSRRATRYGVQATARLAEELARHGVAVISGMARGVDTAAHRGALAGDGRTIGVLGCGIDRIYPPENRDLFDEMAERGCLVSEFPLGTLPLGENFPRRNRIISGLANGVLVVEAAEKSGSLITAQYALEQGRDVFAVPGQIGFASCRGSNRLIKQGAKLVDCVEDMLEELPGWCVPSGAVSPPPEPRVFALTPREAGVYELLARGPLHIDDIIVQTELTAAEVSSMLLHLELKGAVTPLPGAHYAACGD; translated from the coding sequence ATGCCGCAGCGCAATGACAGCAGTGAAGAGCTGTACTGGATCGGCCTTAAGAGTGTTGCCGGCGTCGGCAGCGTCACCTTCCGACGCCTGCTGGAGCGTTTCGACACCCCCCGGGCCGCCCTGCATGCCGCGCCCGAGGAGTTGGCCAGGGTCAGGGGCATGACCGCGGCGGGCATCGCGGCCATCGCGGTCGGGGCCTGGCAGCGGCAGGCCGAGGAGGAGTGCCGCAGGCTGGAGAAAAGCGGCGCGCGACTGGTCACCTTTACCTCCAGCGACTACCCCAAATCACTGTTCCAGATCAGCGACCCGCCACCGTTCCTCTATGTGAAGGGAAAAATCCGCTCCCATGAGCCGGCCATCGCCATGGTCGGCTCGCGCCGGGCCACAAGGTACGGAGTACAGGCCACCGCCCGGCTGGCCGAGGAACTGGCCCGACACGGCGTGGCGGTCATCTCCGGCATGGCCCGCGGCGTGGACACGGCCGCTCACCGGGGGGCCCTGGCGGGCGACGGCAGGACCATCGGCGTGCTGGGCTGCGGCATCGACAGGATCTACCCCCCGGAAAACCGCGATCTGTTCGACGAGATGGCCGAGCGGGGATGCCTGGTGAGCGAGTTCCCCCTGGGCACCCTCCCCCTGGGGGAGAACTTCCCCCGTCGAAACCGCATCATCAGCGGACTGGCCAACGGCGTGCTGGTGGTGGAGGCTGCCGAGAAGAGCGGCTCCCTGATCACCGCCCAATACGCCCTGGAGCAGGGCAGGGACGTATTCGCCGTGCCGGGACAGATCGGCTTTGCCAGCTGTCGCGGCAGCAACCGCCTGATCAAGCAGGGGGCCAAGCTGGTGGACTGCGTGGAGGACATGCTGGAAGAGTTGCCCGGCTGGTGCGTTCCCTCCGGAGCGGTTTCCCCTCCGCCCGAGCCCCGCGTTTTCGCCCTGACTCCCCGGGAGGCCGGCGTCTATGAACTGCTGGCCCGCGGGCCGCTGCACATCGACGACATCATCGTCCAAACTGAATTGACAGCCGCCGAGGTTTCCTCTATGTTACTTCACCTTGAACTCAAGGGGGCGGTCACACCGCTCCCCGGAGCCCATTACGCCGCATGCGGCGACTGA
- a CDS encoding (Fe-S)-binding protein, producing the protein MMEQQTNAPLTRIQDQLKKCVKCGACRANCPAFSVFGREPAVARGKVALAQHILKDDIGLDDQTYLAMSKCLLCGSCVEKCPNDVPTDEIVIAAREALARKRGLTTFHAAVGRVIKNRSLMTMGARMAGLLGPLFFKKVPATSGLRLRFPAPFVGNQRHIPAIARTPFMDRHPEVIPGEPGKPRVIFFVGCMTNFVYTSVGEAALALLRHLGCTVIIPKGQQCCGLPAMSGGDIATVRELAEKNLTEMERYQADYVMSACATCGGALHRLYPLTVGKRNPELKARLEALAKKTVDASQLLHQLGLNPAETGAGDALRITYHDPCHLRTRGLTGQPRNLLRAAPGLELTEMEFADRCCGLGGTFNVYHYDSSMSINEAKSRAILKTAAQAVATGCPGCMMQLSDGLKRQGSKVEVVHTLELLARKLAKP; encoded by the coding sequence ATGATGGAACAGCAGACCAACGCACCTCTGACTAGGATCCAGGACCAGCTGAAAAAATGCGTCAAATGCGGCGCCTGCCGCGCCAACTGCCCGGCCTTCAGCGTCTTTGGTCGCGAACCGGCCGTGGCCCGCGGCAAGGTGGCTCTGGCCCAGCACATCCTCAAGGACGACATCGGCCTGGACGACCAGACCTATCTGGCCATGTCCAAGTGCCTGCTGTGCGGCAGCTGCGTTGAAAAGTGTCCCAACGACGTACCCACCGACGAGATCGTCATCGCCGCCCGCGAGGCCCTGGCCCGCAAACGCGGGCTGACCACCTTCCACGCGGCGGTGGGCCGAGTGATCAAAAACCGCTCCCTGATGACCATGGGGGCACGGATGGCCGGGCTGCTGGGCCCGCTCTTCTTCAAGAAAGTCCCGGCCACCTCCGGGCTGCGCCTGCGCTTTCCGGCCCCCTTCGTCGGCAACCAGCGCCACATACCGGCCATTGCCCGGACCCCCTTTATGGACCGCCACCCGGAGGTGATACCGGGTGAGCCGGGCAAACCGCGGGTGATCTTCTTCGTGGGATGCATGACCAACTTCGTCTACACTTCCGTGGGCGAAGCGGCCCTGGCGCTCCTGCGCCACCTGGGCTGCACCGTGATCATCCCCAAGGGACAGCAGTGCTGCGGCCTGCCCGCCATGTCGGGCGGCGACATCGCCACGGTGCGCGAGCTGGCCGAGAAGAACCTGACGGAAATGGAGCGCTACCAGGCGGATTACGTGATGAGCGCCTGCGCCACCTGCGGAGGCGCCCTGCATCGCCTCTACCCGCTGACCGTCGGCAAGCGCAACCCCGAACTGAAGGCGCGCCTGGAGGCCCTGGCCAAAAAAACGGTGGATGCCTCGCAACTGCTGCACCAGCTGGGACTCAACCCGGCCGAAACCGGGGCCGGCGATGCCCTGCGCATTACCTACCATGACCCCTGCCACCTGCGCACCCGCGGCTTAACCGGACAGCCCCGAAACCTGCTGCGCGCCGCCCCCGGCCTGGAGCTTACGGAAATGGAATTCGCCGACCGCTGCTGCGGCCTCGGCGGCACCTTCAACGTCTACCACTACGACTCATCCATGAGCATCAACGAAGCCAAGAGCCGTGCCATACTCAAAACCGCCGCCCAGGCAGTTGCCACCGGCTGCCCCGGCTGCATGATGCAGCTTTCCGACGGCCTCAAGCGACAGGGCTCAAAGGTCGAGGTCGTGCACACCCTTGAGCTGCTTGCACGCAAACTGGCAAAGCCATAA
- a CDS encoding IS1182 family transposase, which yields MKSKFIEVDRETPYLLPPSLQDWLPEKHLARFVVEIVEQLDLRSLKATYAGRGSQPYNPEMLVALLFYGYATGVFSSRKLERSTYDSVAFRFIAANSHPDHDTIATFRRRFLPQLNKLFAQILLIAHQMEVLKLGNVSLDGSKIKANASKHKALSYEHACKLEEQIKAEVGELLKKAEAADRADIPDGMNIPEELERREKRLSAIAAAKVEIEKRAAERHAREQAAYEKKVAERAKKEQATGKKAKGKEPKPPKSGPTAKDQVNLTDEESRIMPTSGGGFEQTYNAQAGVDTASKLIVSAHVTQNPNDKQELTPTLENLAALPEKLGKATDLVADSGYFSETNVTACEENGITPYIAVDRQSHNVPLMERFAEPPPLPEDADSVARMKHRLKTPSGKAIYAQRKVTSEPVFGIIKAVMGFRSFLLRGFEAVKGEWNLVCMAYNIKRLHVLAG from the coding sequence ATGAAATCAAAGTTTATTGAAGTTGACCGGGAAACACCCTATCTGCTCCCGCCATCGCTGCAGGATTGGCTACCAGAAAAGCACTTGGCCCGGTTTGTGGTCGAAATTGTCGAACAGCTCGACCTGCGCTCTTTGAAAGCTACCTATGCCGGCCGAGGCTCGCAGCCCTATAACCCTGAGATGCTGGTAGCATTGTTGTTTTACGGTTATGCGACAGGCGTATTCTCCAGCCGGAAGCTTGAGCGCAGCACCTACGACTCCGTGGCATTCCGGTTCATAGCGGCAAACAGTCATCCTGACCACGATACCATTGCCACCTTCCGCCGGCGTTTTCTGCCGCAACTGAACAAGCTGTTTGCCCAGATTCTGCTGATCGCTCATCAGATGGAGGTGCTGAAACTGGGCAACGTTAGTTTGGATGGCAGCAAAATCAAGGCGAACGCCTCCAAGCACAAGGCGCTGAGCTATGAGCATGCCTGCAAGCTTGAAGAGCAGATCAAGGCTGAGGTTGGCGAACTGCTCAAAAAGGCCGAGGCAGCGGACCGTGCCGATATTCCGGACGGCATGAACATCCCCGAAGAACTGGAACGTCGGGAAAAGCGTCTTTCCGCCATTGCCGCAGCCAAGGTCGAGATCGAAAAACGAGCCGCTGAGCGCCATGCTCGTGAACAGGCCGCTTATGAGAAGAAAGTCGCCGAACGGGCCAAGAAGGAGCAGGCAACGGGCAAGAAGGCCAAGGGGAAAGAGCCGAAACCGCCCAAATCCGGCCCCACTGCCAAAGATCAGGTCAATCTGACCGATGAAGAGTCGCGGATCATGCCGACCTCCGGTGGCGGATTCGAGCAGACTTACAACGCCCAGGCCGGTGTGGATACAGCATCAAAGCTCATCGTTTCGGCCCATGTTACCCAGAATCCCAATGACAAACAGGAGCTGACACCGACCCTGGAGAACCTGGCGGCGCTGCCTGAGAAGCTTGGCAAGGCAACCGATCTGGTAGCTGACAGTGGCTACTTCAGCGAAACCAATGTAACTGCCTGTGAGGAGAACGGGATAACTCCCTACATTGCCGTAGACCGGCAGAGTCACAACGTGCCACTGATGGAGCGCTTTGCCGAACCGCCGCCGTTACCCGAAGATGCCGATTCCGTGGCCAGAATGAAGCATCGCCTGAAGACACCTTCCGGCAAGGCGATCTACGCCCAGCGAAAAGTCACCTCGGAACCGGTCTTCGGCATCATCAAGGCGGTCATGGGATTCAGAAGCTTTCTTCTTCGTGGCTTTGAAGCAGTAAAAGGCGAATGGAACCTCGTCTGCATGGCCTACAACATCAAACGGCTGCATGTCTTGGCCGGATAG
- a CDS encoding LysM peptidoglycan-binding domain-containing protein, whose translation MKTRSVIVFLLALTMLLPGLAAAVEQEQPTTYIIKRGDTLWGLSQRFMNDPWYWPNMWSKNTDITNPHLVYPGQKVRVFPDRLELVPRTEAQAAAKPAESDVAEERSFTIRGSEGHLLENGAMPFGSVVATHNGRVILGADDIAYTDIGAANGAKGGDTFSIFSDEGPVSHPATNEIMGRKIIPLGTLQLTDVEQKASRAIITMSYKEISPGAFLIPYRSDRTREVSLKMPSRELRGYIIESQSGTQGISAGDIVYLDLGSARGAEKGNMLYVVRDVAVDRSVTQGRVDNLPQELLGALVILETGKKTATALVVKSIDVIYIGDKVVSQAK comes from the coding sequence ATGAAAACCAGATCAGTGATAGTGTTCCTGTTGGCGCTGACCATGCTGTTACCCGGCCTGGCAGCGGCTGTCGAGCAGGAGCAACCGACCACCTACATCATCAAGCGCGGGGACACCCTCTGGGGACTCTCCCAGCGCTTCATGAACGACCCCTGGTACTGGCCGAACATGTGGTCGAAAAACACTGATATCACCAACCCGCACCTGGTCTACCCCGGCCAGAAGGTCAGGGTATTTCCCGACCGCCTGGAACTGGTTCCCCGCACAGAGGCCCAGGCCGCGGCAAAACCGGCTGAAAGCGACGTTGCCGAGGAGCGCAGCTTCACCATCCGGGGCAGCGAGGGGCATCTGCTGGAAAACGGCGCCATGCCCTTCGGCTCGGTGGTCGCCACCCACAATGGCAGGGTCATTCTCGGTGCGGACGACATCGCCTACACCGACATCGGAGCCGCAAACGGCGCCAAGGGGGGAGATACCTTCTCCATCTTCAGCGACGAAGGTCCGGTCAGCCACCCGGCGACCAACGAGATCATGGGCAGGAAGATCATCCCCTTGGGGACGCTGCAGCTGACCGACGTGGAGCAGAAGGCATCGCGGGCAATCATCACCATGAGCTACAAGGAGATTTCTCCCGGAGCGTTCCTGATACCCTACCGCAGCGACCGCACCCGCGAGGTATCGCTCAAAATGCCCAGCCGTGAGCTGAGAGGGTATATCATCGAGAGCCAGAGCGGCACCCAGGGAATCTCCGCCGGCGACATCGTCTACCTGGATCTGGGCAGCGCCCGGGGCGCCGAGAAGGGCAACATGCTCTACGTGGTCCGCGACGTCGCCGTGGACAGAAGCGTCACCCAGGGGCGCGTCGATAACCTGCCCCAGGAACTGCTGGGTGCGCTGGTAATCCTGGAGACCGGCAAAAAGACCGCCACGGCGCTGGTGGTCAAAAGCATCGACGTCATCTACATTGGCGACAAGGTCGTCAGCCAGGCGAAATAG
- the ybgF gene encoding tol-pal system protein YbgF, translating into MPFGIRTAACAVSCLALTGCASHDLMVKRQTEAEAKIEHLIEADKRNSQRMNALSGQLQELELRLRDSNGRISQLQASIGEMQVKGESTTPSHPEPAPTIELVNKEPASKGGESGPPAEYVKAFGLYSANSFSAAIQAFQAFLANSPGSDYTPNALYWIGECHYTLSDFPQAAAAFKKLAEGYPKSAKAPDALLKLGYTQTAMKQRDRATRTFESLIRQYPSSPAASRARERLTAH; encoded by the coding sequence ATGCCCTTCGGCATCAGAACCGCGGCCTGCGCCGTCTCCTGCCTGGCCCTCACCGGCTGCGCTTCCCACGACCTGATGGTCAAGCGTCAGACCGAGGCAGAGGCAAAGATTGAGCACCTGATCGAGGCCGATAAGAGAAACAGCCAGCGCATGAACGCCCTCTCCGGCCAGCTGCAGGAACTGGAACTGCGGCTGCGCGACTCCAACGGCCGCATCAGCCAGTTGCAGGCCTCCATCGGCGAGATGCAGGTCAAGGGCGAGTCCACAACGCCGAGCCACCCGGAGCCCGCCCCCACGATCGAACTGGTCAACAAAGAGCCAGCGTCAAAGGGAGGGGAGAGCGGCCCACCCGCCGAATACGTCAAGGCCTTCGGGCTGTACAGCGCCAACAGCTTCAGCGCTGCAATCCAGGCCTTCCAGGCCTTCCTGGCCAATTCCCCCGGAAGCGACTACACCCCCAACGCCCTCTACTGGATCGGCGAATGCCACTACACCCTTTCCGACTTCCCCCAAGCAGCGGCGGCATTCAAGAAGCTGGCGGAGGGCTACCCAAAAAGCGCCAAGGCGCCCGACGCCCTGCTGAAACTGGGCTATACCCAGACAGCCATGAAGCAGCGCGACAGGGCGACCAGAACATTCGAGAGCCTGATCAGGCAGTACCCCAGCAGTCCGGCCGCCAGCAGGGCGCGTGAGCGCCTGACCGCGCACTGA